Proteins co-encoded in one Bremerella sp. TYQ1 genomic window:
- a CDS encoding HD-GYP domain-containing protein, whose translation MASSSTIATQCLGYTPIPVGLLSAEEVPAVDLYCKDKESGRFRLYRAATLPMLPEDLQRLVASKTNWLYASDIDHDDMQRLIRRKLDLLIRDETISLKDRFQKLNVVVEGILASAFESDDTEEVMRGAGTISALAVRLLCRDDMTAGDLVSLLHHDYQTVTHSLNVSYMMVALARELRLVGDDELPSVAASGILHDVGKLSVSERILSKNDRLQRREQRIAQKHPALGFRRLAQRVDVSFAQLMVVYQHHERVNGKGYPVGAMGDEIHPWARLCSVVNVFESLISHRPYRQRYSLNEAVKMMDQHLSVGLDQEMYRCWKQSILKK comes from the coding sequence ATGGCATCTTCTTCGACCATTGCGACGCAATGCCTTGGCTATACACCCATTCCGGTAGGACTGTTGTCCGCGGAAGAGGTGCCTGCCGTAGATCTGTATTGCAAGGATAAAGAAAGCGGGCGATTCCGACTTTATCGGGCCGCCACGTTACCAATGCTGCCGGAAGACTTGCAGCGATTGGTCGCCTCGAAAACGAACTGGCTGTACGCTTCCGATATTGATCACGACGACATGCAGCGTCTGATCCGCAGGAAGCTTGACCTTCTGATTCGGGATGAAACGATTTCGCTTAAGGATCGTTTCCAGAAACTCAACGTCGTCGTCGAAGGCATTCTTGCTTCGGCGTTCGAGTCGGACGATACCGAAGAAGTGATGCGTGGGGCCGGAACGATCTCGGCACTCGCGGTACGTCTGTTGTGTCGCGACGACATGACTGCGGGAGACTTGGTTTCGCTGCTGCATCACGATTATCAAACGGTGACGCACTCGCTAAATGTTTCATACATGATGGTTGCCCTCGCTCGCGAGCTGCGACTTGTGGGCGACGACGAACTTCCTTCGGTGGCGGCCTCTGGCATTCTGCACGATGTCGGAAAGCTCTCGGTCAGCGAGCGGATCCTTTCCAAGAACGATCGTCTGCAGCGCCGCGAACAACGAATCGCCCAAAAGCATCCGGCCCTTGGCTTTCGCCGGTTGGCACAACGCGTCGATGTTTCATTCGCCCAGTTGATGGTCGTCTATCAACATCACGAACGCGTAAATGGCAAAGGGTACCCTGTTGGCGCGATGGGGGACGAGATTCACCCTTGGGCGCGTCTGTGCAGTGTTGTGAATGTGTTTGAATCGCTCATCAGTCATCGGCCGTATCGCCAGCGATATTCGCTAAATGAAGCGGTCAAGATGATGGACCAACATTTGTCGGTCGGCTTGGATCAGGAAATGTATCGATGCTGGAAACAGTCTATTCTCAAAAAATGA
- a CDS encoding prolyl oligopeptidase family serine peptidase: protein MIRASISLSLLLLFASLTVAQDPIKPIPRRLPAKSDYKLPEPTKKNLQDRIEEVEKFSAPIQDNPLFADVDVYRKAVEFALKHNEFYGEGDIKKAQACLTMARNRAESLAKGDTPWKDQTGLVVRGYTSSIDGSSQPYGLVIPKDLDLSKPQPLYIWLHGRGDKATDMHFIHERSTKTGQISPDDAIVLHPFGRQCIGFKSAGEIDVLDAIEAVKQQYNIDDRRIVLMGFSMGGAGCWHIGAHYADDFVAMSPGAGFAETARYQKLKKEDYPAPYEQTLWKVYDVPNYTTNLFNLPVVAYSGENDKQIQAARVMEEAFEKEGQKLTHLIGPKMGHKYAPETLEQILAMVKAAREEGQAEYPQNVTIQTPTLRYGKMHWVELLELTRHWEDSRVGALWKSDDELYIVTRNVAKMKIDPGTHQKFNIEIDGEEFDVALDGQDAIILSKKDGQWQVILNDTPSDELVKSPGLQGPIDDALMSPFLVVLPSGKASNKQVQRWIDFEVKHLADRWQALFRGKLRTKLDKDVTDEDIQNYNLICFGTPESNSVIGKTIGKLPLSWDEKEISLGKHQVDAANHVPLMIYPNPLNQQKYVVLNSGPTFRENHDRTNSLQNPKLPDWALIDIRQDPDGNAPGKVVAADFFDEAWQP from the coding sequence ATGATTCGCGCTTCGATATCGCTTTCGCTCCTGTTGCTCTTCGCGTCGCTGACAGTCGCGCAAGATCCGATCAAGCCCATCCCCAGGCGTTTGCCGGCCAAGAGCGACTACAAGTTGCCGGAGCCGACCAAGAAGAACCTGCAAGACCGTATCGAGGAAGTCGAAAAGTTCTCGGCCCCGATCCAAGACAATCCGTTGTTCGCCGATGTCGACGTCTATCGCAAAGCGGTCGAGTTCGCGCTGAAGCACAACGAGTTCTACGGCGAAGGAGACATCAAGAAGGCCCAGGCCTGTCTGACGATGGCTCGCAACCGCGCCGAAAGCCTCGCCAAGGGGGACACGCCCTGGAAAGATCAAACCGGCTTGGTCGTGCGTGGGTACACCAGCAGTATCGACGGCAGCTCGCAGCCGTACGGCCTGGTGATTCCGAAAGACCTTGATCTATCGAAACCGCAGCCACTCTACATTTGGCTGCATGGCCGCGGCGACAAAGCGACCGATATGCACTTCATTCACGAGCGCTCCACGAAGACCGGGCAAATCTCGCCCGACGATGCGATCGTGTTGCATCCTTTCGGTCGTCAATGTATCGGTTTCAAATCGGCTGGCGAAATTGACGTGCTCGATGCGATTGAAGCAGTCAAACAGCAGTACAACATCGACGATCGTCGCATCGTGCTGATGGGCTTCTCGATGGGTGGCGCCGGATGCTGGCACATCGGTGCCCACTACGCCGACGACTTCGTCGCCATGAGCCCCGGCGCCGGCTTTGCCGAAACGGCGCGTTATCAGAAACTGAAAAAAGAAGACTACCCTGCTCCGTACGAACAAACGCTTTGGAAGGTGTACGACGTTCCGAATTACACCACCAACTTGTTCAATCTTCCCGTGGTTGCTTACAGCGGCGAGAACGACAAGCAAATCCAAGCGGCACGCGTGATGGAAGAAGCATTCGAGAAGGAGGGCCAAAAGCTGACCCACCTGATCGGTCCCAAGATGGGGCACAAGTACGCTCCGGAAACGCTCGAACAAATCTTGGCCATGGTCAAAGCGGCTCGCGAAGAAGGCCAAGCCGAATATCCCCAAAACGTCACCATCCAAACGCCGACACTTCGCTACGGCAAGATGCACTGGGTCGAACTGCTTGAACTGACGCGTCACTGGGAAGATTCCCGCGTCGGGGCTTTGTGGAAGTCGGATGACGAACTTTACATCGTCACGCGAAACGTCGCGAAAATGAAGATCGATCCCGGTACACACCAGAAGTTCAACATCGAGATCGACGGCGAAGAGTTCGATGTCGCCCTCGACGGTCAAGACGCTATCATCCTCTCGAAGAAAGACGGCCAGTGGCAAGTCATCTTGAACGACACGCCATCAGACGAACTCGTCAAATCGCCAGGCCTGCAAGGTCCCATCGACGACGCGTTGATGTCTCCTTTCTTGGTCGTTCTGCCATCCGGCAAAGCATCCAACAAACAGGTTCAGCGTTGGATTGATTTCGAGGTGAAGCACTTAGCCGATCGTTGGCAAGCACTCTTCCGCGGTAAGCTTCGCACGAAGCTCGACAAAGACGTCACCGACGAAGACATCCAAAACTACAACCTGATTTGTTTCGGTACGCCGGAAAGCAATTCGGTGATCGGCAAAACGATCGGCAAGTTGCCACTAAGCTGGGACGAGAAAGAAATCTCGCTCGGCAAGCATCAAGTCGACGCCGCGAACCACGTTCCGCTGATGATCTACCCTAACCCACTCAATCAGCAGAAGTATGTGGTTCTTAACAGTGGTCCGACGTTCCGCGAAAACCATGATCGGACCAACAGTCTGCAGAACCCCAAGCTGCCTGACTGGGCGTTGATCGACATTCGCCAAGACCCGGACGGCAATGCGCCTGGCAAAGTTGTTGCAGCCGACTTCTTCGACGAAGCCTGGCAACCATAA
- a CDS encoding DUF1080 domain-containing protein: MQRPLAHTILAALLAVAAPLAAFAADDSKTYTTPEEAPASYKLQGEYVGKVNVDGAEVKYGVQVIALGNDEFEAVTYPGGLPGEGYSGGNYDELLKAKAKANGDSIEFKGEGFVATLSDGAINVVGEGGNNIGTLEKVVRKSPTLGAKAPEGAIVLFDGTSADGWNNGKIVQEDLLLADCESKEKFGDHTLHLEFRTPFKPDARGQARGNSGLYIQSRYECQVLDSFGLTGADNECGGIYKVSKPKVNMCFPPLTWQTYDVDFTAAKYDADGKKTDNARVTIKHNGVVIHKDLELPSQTPGRHKEGPEADAIYLQGHGNPVVFRNIWVVKK; the protein is encoded by the coding sequence ATGCAGCGTCCCCTTGCACACACAATCTTGGCCGCCTTGTTGGCTGTCGCCGCTCCGTTGGCCGCTTTCGCCGCCGACGATTCGAAGACCTACACTACGCCTGAAGAAGCCCCTGCTTCCTATAAGCTTCAAGGCGAATACGTTGGCAAAGTCAACGTCGACGGTGCCGAAGTGAAGTATGGCGTTCAAGTGATCGCCCTCGGCAACGACGAATTTGAAGCCGTCACCTACCCAGGCGGTCTGCCCGGCGAAGGCTACTCCGGCGGTAACTACGACGAACTGCTCAAAGCCAAAGCGAAAGCCAACGGCGACTCCATCGAGTTCAAAGGCGAAGGCTTCGTCGCTACGCTTTCCGACGGCGCAATCAATGTCGTCGGCGAAGGTGGCAACAACATCGGCACGCTCGAAAAGGTCGTTCGCAAAAGCCCAACGCTTGGCGCGAAAGCTCCTGAAGGCGCTATCGTTCTGTTCGACGGCACCAGCGCCGATGGTTGGAACAACGGCAAGATCGTCCAGGAAGATCTTCTGCTGGCCGACTGCGAATCGAAAGAGAAGTTTGGCGATCACACGCTGCACCTCGAATTCCGTACGCCCTTCAAGCCCGACGCTCGCGGCCAGGCTCGCGGCAACAGCGGTCTGTACATCCAGAGCCGTTACGAATGCCAGGTTCTCGATTCGTTTGGTCTGACCGGCGCCGACAACGAATGCGGCGGCATCTATAAAGTCTCCAAGCCAAAAGTGAACATGTGCTTCCCGCCACTCACGTGGCAAACCTACGACGTCGACTTCACCGCGGCAAAGTACGATGCTGACGGCAAGAAGACCGACAACGCTCGTGTCACCATCAAGCACAACGGTGTCGTGATTCACAAAGACTTGGAACTGCCAAGCCAAACGCCTGGCCGCCATAAAGAAGGCCCCGAAGCAGATGCCATCTATCTGCAAGGCCACGGCAACCCAGTCGTGTTTCGTAACATCTGGGTTGTGAAGAAGTAA
- a CDS encoding DUF1801 domain-containing protein → MGKRRPVGVFSPKDLLADFPLSVRDSAETLRKLLKETVPGVREKAYPGWRIIGYRDAFYFAFIQPKADHVRLGFQWGTRLPDEDGLLQGEDLSHIRYVPFDSPLDIPTESLTRLIQYASQHK, encoded by the coding sequence ATGGGAAAACGTCGGCCGGTAGGAGTCTTCTCTCCCAAGGACCTGCTTGCCGACTTTCCCCTCTCGGTTCGTGACTCGGCCGAAACGCTTCGCAAGTTGCTGAAAGAGACCGTCCCCGGCGTGCGTGAAAAAGCATATCCCGGTTGGCGAATCATCGGCTACCGCGATGCGTTTTATTTCGCGTTCATTCAACCGAAAGCGGACCACGTTCGGCTTGGGTTCCAATGGGGCACGCGTCTGCCGGACGAAGATGGTTTGCTCCAAGGCGAAGACCTTTCGCATATTCGCTACGTCCCCTTCGACTCGCCGCTGGATATCCCCACCGAGTCGCTGACCCGCCTGATCCAATACGCCAGCCAACACAAATAA
- a CDS encoding phosphonate degradation HD-domain oxygenase, with product MSVLSDLKKGDSSDVVAAILELFRTRGDSEYGSEAVTQLEHALQAATLALESNATSELISAALLHDVGHLLHDLPEDAPEQGIDDHHENIGFHFLKSYFGPETYEPVRMHVDAKRYLCAAREGYHETLSEPSQLSLRLQGGPMNAEEVVQFESNPHYQAAIELRGWDDTAKDPEMKTPPLEDFEPHLRRAVRMPS from the coding sequence GTGAGCGTACTAAGCGATTTGAAGAAGGGCGATTCGTCCGATGTCGTAGCAGCCATTCTCGAACTGTTTCGAACGCGAGGCGATTCCGAATATGGCAGCGAAGCAGTGACTCAATTAGAACACGCGCTTCAGGCCGCCACATTGGCTTTGGAAAGTAACGCGACGTCGGAGTTGATCTCGGCGGCACTGCTGCACGATGTTGGCCATCTGCTGCATGACTTGCCGGAGGATGCTCCGGAGCAAGGGATCGACGATCATCACGAGAACATTGGATTTCACTTTTTGAAGTCTTATTTTGGCCCAGAGACGTACGAGCCAGTTCGGATGCACGTCGATGCGAAACGGTATTTGTGTGCCGCGCGAGAAGGGTATCACGAAACGTTAAGCGAGCCGTCGCAGCTTAGCTTGCGGCTGCAAGGTGGACCCATGAACGCGGAAGAGGTGGTCCAGTTCGAGAGCAATCCCCACTATCAAGCGGCGATCGAGCTGCGGGGTTGGGACGATACGGCGAAAGACCCAGAGATGAAAACGCCGCCGCTGGAAGACTTCGAACCGCACTTGCGACGTGCGGTTCGAATGCCTTCGTAA
- a CDS encoding PilZ domain-containing protein, translated as MLETVYSQKMKLLLDRLRCRIQLPDQFADLENRRGVLPAQALDMRRTTRMYCPGKLLIESFASLPSVPRNHQYVVGYSVDISSTGIRFLHDTELYPGEQITLWTSAQRLTCTVIRCRRLNELCYEIGASFADDDPNVESPQDVEHPEQDGHRSEDFLN; from the coding sequence ATGCTGGAAACAGTCTATTCTCAAAAAATGAAGCTGCTCTTGGACCGGCTGCGTTGTCGAATTCAGCTGCCGGATCAATTTGCCGACTTGGAAAACCGCCGCGGTGTGCTGCCGGCGCAAGCACTCGACATGCGCCGCACGACGCGCATGTATTGCCCTGGCAAACTGCTGATTGAGTCGTTCGCGTCGCTTCCTTCCGTACCCCGAAATCATCAGTACGTCGTAGGCTACTCCGTAGATATTTCATCGACAGGAATCCGCTTTCTGCACGATACCGAGCTCTACCCCGGCGAGCAGATTACCCTGTGGACTTCGGCTCAGCGTTTGACATGCACCGTGATCCGTTGCCGCCGTTTGAACGAACTTTGCTATGAAATCGGCGCCTCTTTTGCCGACGACGATCCAAACGTCGAATCGCCTCAAGATGTTGAACATCCTGAACAGGATGGACATCGCAGCGAAGACTTCTTGAACTAA
- a CDS encoding DEAD/DEAH box helicase has protein sequence MSLELFHPVVQAWFTKRFGEPTDAQNAGWPSIAEGRCTLIAAPTGSGKTLAAFMVCLDRLFRRWLAGKLLDTTYVVYVSPLKALSNDIHRNLDTPLMEICEMAESMGMLPPQIRTAVRTGDTPPSQRQAMTRRPPHILVTTPESLYLMLTADRSRKTLRHVDTVIVDEIHALARDKRGSHLSITLERMEALAIEPPTRIGLSATQKPIEEIACFLVGAQRVDENNVPDCAIVDGGHKRELDLEVTVPASPLEAVCSNEQWGEVYDELVKLIQSHHSTLVFVNTRRMAERVAHRLTEVLGDEVITSHHGSLAKEIRHSAEQRLKEGKLKAIVATASLEMGIDIGYIDLVVQIGSARSIANFLQRVGRSGHSLHGTPKGRLFPLTRDELIECLALMRSVDKGHLDRIEIPVAPLDILAQQIVAEVSAEEQDEAELYERFKRAWPYRDLTFQKYQDVLEMVNEGVTRSIKTGAHLHRDRINGKLRPRRGARISATTSGGAIPDMPIYRVLTDPENQVVGTVDEHFAVDSKAGDVFLLGNTSWRVLAIRGSDVIVQDAQGQPPSVPFWFGESPGRTIELSQEVADLREEIADKVVASANDPTRDRFKIQSQDGDLLESSFDQIDVEIVRWIQAECHATPWAALQAVRYVAAQHAAMGLVPTQKKIVFERFFDEAGSMQLVVHAPLGTRINRAWGLAFRKRFCRSFDFELQASADDDGLVLSLGPQHSFPLEDMFKMLNSTNGQALLEQALLAFPMFGIRWRWNATRALAILRFMGGKKVPPHMVRFRSDDLLAAAFPDQVGCLENHNEDIKYPDHPLVQQTLHDCLTEGMDVERWKDLLRAVEAGEVQFVARQTREPSPFAHERINANPYSFLDPAGLEDRRTRAVSTRRTLAPNEMKELGQLSPEAIATVRREAWPTARDPDELHDVLSSMIALPASQGQEWKSLFDRLVKQGRATAYIRDGHEPLWTATETLPVIQAALPGGTAQPSVDVPEGVAKELESHQAWVELIRSAAPCLGPFSTEELAQTWGLKPSSVHAACEAVEAEGVILRGHYSTEGSSHEGDLQWCDRRLLARIHRLTVNGLRQQIQPVERDVFLRFLVRHQNLQRETKASGARGLNAVMKLLQGFEASAGSWERSLLAARLDDYDPDWLDEQLTSGELIWGRLRPPHGDAEEGPSMASLRRTVPMAIVSRENLGWLIPDVRQSAEALARGNAQDVLEALTSRGALFHQDIRVLTKLMPTHLDEALRELAALGLVTCDSFSAVRKIVDDSGTKKSRSRRKSNATARAGRWSLFPGIVEEVSSEDYLHNWCLQLVARYGVIFRDLLHRESAAPSWAQLVPMLRRMERRGELRGGRFVKNAGGEQYGTEQAIYALRKLRDAAPDDPWVAVSGTDPLNLAGVMTDDTKVPAIHTNAIIWQNGQVIAIKRGGEIEFLRPVSPNDQMEMTRALHAGRRLPPQTIPIGFPRRRSTAG, from the coding sequence ATGTCGCTCGAGCTTTTTCATCCCGTTGTCCAGGCCTGGTTTACCAAGCGGTTTGGCGAGCCTACCGACGCTCAGAACGCCGGCTGGCCTTCCATTGCCGAAGGACGCTGTACACTGATTGCCGCCCCCACGGGGTCTGGTAAAACACTCGCCGCGTTCATGGTTTGCTTGGACCGGCTCTTTCGCCGCTGGCTGGCCGGAAAACTGCTCGACACCACCTACGTTGTCTACGTCTCTCCCCTCAAAGCGCTCAGCAACGACATCCATCGCAATCTCGACACGCCACTCATGGAGATCTGTGAGATGGCCGAGAGCATGGGCATGCTGCCTCCCCAAATTCGGACGGCCGTCCGAACCGGCGATACGCCTCCTTCGCAGCGGCAAGCGATGACGCGGCGGCCTCCCCATATCTTGGTGACCACGCCGGAATCGCTTTACCTGATGCTAACGGCCGATCGCAGTCGCAAAACGCTGCGTCATGTCGACACCGTTATCGTCGACGAAATCCATGCATTGGCTCGCGACAAACGTGGCTCGCACTTGTCGATCACGCTTGAACGGATGGAAGCCCTCGCGATCGAACCACCGACACGCATTGGCCTTTCCGCCACCCAAAAACCGATTGAGGAAATTGCTTGCTTCTTAGTCGGTGCTCAGCGTGTCGACGAAAATAACGTGCCAGATTGTGCGATCGTCGACGGCGGCCACAAGCGAGAGTTGGACCTTGAAGTGACCGTGCCTGCTTCGCCACTGGAAGCGGTTTGTTCCAACGAACAATGGGGCGAAGTTTACGACGAACTCGTTAAGCTGATTCAGTCGCATCACAGCACACTGGTCTTCGTCAACACACGCCGCATGGCCGAACGTGTCGCCCACCGGCTGACGGAAGTTCTCGGCGACGAAGTCATCACCAGTCACCACGGCAGTCTCGCCAAAGAGATCCGCCACTCCGCCGAACAGCGCCTGAAGGAAGGCAAACTGAAGGCGATTGTCGCGACCGCTTCGCTCGAAATGGGGATCGATATCGGCTACATCGATTTGGTTGTCCAGATCGGTTCGGCTCGCAGCATTGCCAACTTCCTGCAACGTGTCGGTCGCTCTGGACACTCGCTGCATGGCACTCCCAAAGGCCGGTTGTTTCCGCTCACGCGTGACGAATTGATCGAATGCCTCGCGCTGATGCGCAGTGTCGATAAGGGGCACCTCGATCGGATCGAAATCCCCGTTGCCCCGCTCGATATCCTCGCTCAACAGATCGTCGCGGAGGTCTCGGCGGAAGAGCAAGATGAAGCGGAGCTATACGAGCGATTCAAACGCGCCTGGCCGTATCGCGACCTCACGTTCCAGAAGTATCAAGATGTTCTGGAAATGGTGAACGAAGGGGTAACTCGTTCGATCAAGACGGGAGCTCATCTTCATCGTGATCGGATCAATGGCAAGCTGCGACCACGGCGTGGGGCACGCATCAGCGCCACCACTTCCGGCGGGGCAATCCCCGACATGCCGATCTACCGCGTGTTGACCGATCCTGAAAATCAGGTCGTCGGGACGGTCGACGAACATTTCGCCGTCGACAGTAAAGCAGGCGACGTTTTCCTGCTTGGGAATACCTCCTGGCGCGTGCTCGCCATTCGCGGTAGCGACGTCATCGTTCAGGATGCCCAGGGGCAACCTCCCAGTGTACCTTTCTGGTTTGGTGAATCGCCCGGACGCACGATCGAACTCTCCCAGGAAGTTGCCGATCTTCGGGAAGAGATCGCCGACAAAGTGGTCGCTTCCGCCAACGATCCCACTCGAGACCGATTCAAAATCCAATCGCAAGATGGCGATCTATTGGAGTCGTCATTCGATCAAATCGATGTCGAGATCGTCCGTTGGATTCAAGCCGAATGTCACGCGACCCCTTGGGCAGCACTTCAGGCCGTTCGCTACGTAGCCGCCCAGCACGCGGCCATGGGCTTAGTCCCTACACAAAAGAAGATCGTCTTTGAACGCTTCTTTGACGAAGCCGGCAGCATGCAGCTAGTGGTCCATGCCCCGCTCGGTACGCGGATCAATCGCGCCTGGGGACTCGCGTTCCGCAAACGATTCTGCCGATCTTTCGACTTTGAATTGCAAGCCAGCGCTGACGACGACGGCCTTGTCTTATCGCTTGGCCCGCAGCACAGTTTCCCGTTGGAAGACATGTTCAAAATGTTGAACTCGACCAACGGTCAGGCCCTGCTCGAACAAGCTTTGCTCGCGTTTCCCATGTTCGGCATTCGCTGGCGGTGGAACGCGACCAGAGCACTTGCCATTCTGCGTTTCATGGGTGGCAAGAAGGTTCCGCCCCACATGGTTCGCTTCCGCTCTGACGACCTCTTAGCGGCCGCATTCCCCGATCAAGTCGGCTGCCTTGAAAACCACAACGAAGACATCAAGTATCCCGACCATCCATTGGTTCAGCAGACCCTGCACGATTGCCTGACCGAAGGGATGGACGTCGAACGCTGGAAGGACTTACTCCGCGCCGTCGAAGCGGGCGAAGTCCAGTTCGTCGCTCGACAAACGCGAGAGCCTTCCCCCTTTGCTCACGAACGAATCAACGCGAATCCTTACTCGTTCCTCGACCCGGCCGGGCTCGAAGACCGCCGTACGCGTGCCGTCAGCACGCGTCGCACGCTGGCCCCCAACGAAATGAAAGAGCTGGGCCAGCTCTCCCCTGAAGCGATCGCCACGGTCCGTCGCGAGGCCTGGCCAACCGCTCGCGATCCGGACGAGCTGCACGACGTGCTCAGCTCCATGATCGCGCTACCAGCGTCCCAGGGGCAGGAATGGAAGAGCCTCTTCGACCGCCTCGTCAAACAAGGCCGCGCCACCGCCTATATCCGCGACGGTCACGAACCCCTTTGGACCGCTACAGAAACCCTTCCCGTCATCCAAGCCGCGCTTCCTGGCGGGACTGCCCAGCCCTCGGTTGACGTTCCCGAAGGTGTCGCTAAAGAACTGGAATCGCATCAAGCCTGGGTCGAACTGATTCGCAGTGCGGCCCCCTGCCTCGGTCCGTTCTCGACCGAAGAGCTTGCCCAAACTTGGGGTCTGAAACCTTCTAGCGTGCACGCTGCCTGCGAAGCGGTCGAAGCGGAAGGGGTCATCTTGCGAGGGCACTACTCCACCGAAGGCTCTTCGCATGAAGGAGACCTGCAGTGGTGCGACCGCCGTTTGCTCGCTCGCATTCATCGCTTGACGGTCAATGGCTTACGGCAACAAATTCAACCGGTCGAACGCGACGTCTTCCTGCGGTTTCTTGTGCGGCATCAAAACCTACAGCGAGAAACCAAAGCCTCCGGTGCCCGCGGTTTGAATGCCGTCATGAAGTTGCTGCAAGGCTTCGAAGCTTCGGCCGGAAGTTGGGAACGCAGCCTGCTTGCGGCTCGTCTCGACGATTACGACCCTGACTGGCTCGACGAACAGCTAACCTCCGGTGAACTCATTTGGGGACGCTTGCGACCACCGCACGGAGACGCCGAAGAAGGCCCCAGCATGGCGTCGCTGCGCCGCACCGTCCCGATGGCGATCGTCAGTCGCGAGAACCTAGGTTGGCTCATTCCGGATGTACGGCAATCGGCCGAAGCTCTCGCGCGGGGCAATGCTCAAGACGTGCTCGAAGCGTTGACGTCGAGGGGGGCATTGTTCCATCAAGATATCCGAGTGCTGACGAAATTGATGCCTACGCATTTGGACGAAGCGCTACGAGAACTGGCCGCACTCGGCCTGGTGACATGCGATAGCTTCAGTGCGGTCCGCAAGATCGTTGACGATAGCGGGACGAAGAAGTCGCGCAGCCGACGCAAGAGCAACGCCACCGCGCGGGCCGGGCGATGGTCTCTTTTCCCTGGCATTGTCGAAGAAGTTTCGTCGGAAGATTACCTCCACAACTGGTGCCTGCAATTGGTCGCGCGTTACGGCGTTATCTTTCGCGATCTGTTGCATCGTGAATCGGCGGCCCCCTCCTGGGCTCAACTCGTTCCGATGCTGCGGCGGATGGAACGTCGTGGCGAACTGCGGGGGGGACGCTTCGTGAAGAATGCCGGGGGCGAACAATATGGTACCGAACAAGCCATCTACGCGCTGCGAAAGCTTCGCGATGCCGCCCCGGACGATCCCTGGGTTGCCGTGAGCGGGACCGATCCGCTGAACCTGGCCGGTGTGATGACCGACGACACCAAAGTGCCGGCCATTCACACCAACGCCATCATCTGGCAAAACGGTCAAGTCATTGCCATAAAACGTGGAGGCGAAATTGAGTTTTTGCGTCCCGTTAGCCCGAACGATCAAATGGAAATGACCAGGGCCCTGCACGCCGGTCGCCGCTTACCTCCGCAAACCATTCCGATTGGTTTCCCCCGACGCCGATCGACCGCCGGTTAA